A region of Candidatus Amarolinea dominans DNA encodes the following proteins:
- the cas3 gene encoding CRISPR-associated helicase Cas3' has product MWHTCDRRCRRGWARRVSGTFWPGPPCCTIVQGLWRWLHDCPAEWFAALDLDALGAAPIALPPLTAAVRLVRQQGAPRIYAWLQVYRRFHDSLGRQADPGTIVATLALRGFMINADHGASAHAPRLPQPVFAADAVLSSLRSRSLTPDRLFDHQRQAGETLGSLLLTAPTGSGKTEAALLWAACQARSASSVPRLFYTLPYQASMNAMQLRLGLIYGSDRVGLQHGRGLLSLYRLLMERAYEPAQAAAQARWMLNLAQLNQQPVRIFSPYQILKGFYRLPGYEALFSDYHDAVFIFDEIHAYEVERLALILTTIRFLAQRFHARFLVMSATFPSLIKEWLREALAGPAEIVADAGLFQAFQRHRLRLLPGELLSDAALDRIEADARAGKSVLVTSNRVDRAQALCAALHARLDEAGVAIELLHGRFNLRDRAFKERLIREATGGDSAQRRPLVLVSTQVVEVSLDIDLDTIYSDPAPLEALIQRFGRVNRRRRQRDLAPVHVFREPADGQKVYDALLVQRTLAVLERLQDQGIDEGAVGGWLDEIYAGEVETRWRAAFSKAATEFEAVCIRTLRPFQAAPELEEQFYRAFDSIEVLPASLWDEYERQRHEEPILAAELLVPISWGRYHALKHAGLVYPAGEGLPSVVKVTYDGRMGLGSGAPAGPTEDDGI; this is encoded by the coding sequence ATGTGGCACACCTGCGACCGACGCTGCCGGCGCGGCTGGGCGCGCCGCGTCTCTGGCACATTCTGGCCTGGGCCGCCTTGCTGCACGATCGTGCAGGGCCTGTGGCGCTGGCTGCACGACTGCCCGGCGGAATGGTTCGCCGCGCTCGATCTGGATGCGCTGGGCGCCGCGCCGATCGCGTTGCCGCCGCTGACCGCTGCGGTGCGCCTGGTGCGGCAGCAGGGCGCGCCGCGCATCTATGCCTGGCTGCAGGTCTATCGCCGCTTCCATGATAGTCTGGGCCGCCAGGCTGACCCCGGGACGATTGTGGCCACGCTGGCCTTGCGTGGTTTTATGATCAACGCCGACCATGGCGCCTCGGCGCACGCGCCGCGCCTGCCCCAACCCGTGTTCGCCGCGGATGCTGTGCTCAGCAGCCTCCGTAGCCGTTCTTTGACCCCGGACAGGCTCTTCGATCACCAACGCCAGGCCGGGGAGACGCTCGGGTCGCTGCTGCTGACCGCGCCCACCGGCAGCGGCAAGACGGAGGCCGCGCTCCTCTGGGCGGCGTGTCAGGCTCGCAGCGCCAGCAGCGTGCCACGCCTTTTCTATACGCTGCCCTATCAGGCCAGCATGAACGCCATGCAACTGCGGCTGGGCTTGATTTATGGCAGCGATCGGGTGGGGCTGCAGCATGGCCGCGGGCTGCTCTCACTCTATCGTTTGCTGATGGAACGCGCGTACGAGCCGGCGCAGGCCGCGGCCCAGGCGCGCTGGATGCTGAACCTGGCGCAGTTGAATCAGCAGCCGGTGCGCATCTTCAGCCCCTACCAGATTCTCAAAGGGTTCTACCGGTTGCCAGGCTACGAGGCGTTGTTCAGTGATTACCATGACGCCGTTTTCATCTTCGACGAAATTCATGCGTATGAGGTGGAGCGCCTGGCGCTGATTCTGACGACGATCCGTTTTCTCGCACAGCGCTTTCACGCGCGCTTCCTGGTGATGTCGGCCACCTTTCCCTCGCTCATCAAAGAATGGCTGCGTGAGGCGCTGGCGGGGCCGGCCGAGATCGTGGCCGATGCTGGCCTTTTCCAGGCCTTTCAGCGTCATCGCCTGCGGCTGCTGCCGGGCGAACTTCTGTCAGACGCCGCGCTGGACCGTATCGAGGCCGATGCCCGGGCCGGCAAGTCGGTGTTGGTGACCAGTAACCGGGTAGATCGGGCGCAGGCGCTGTGCGCGGCGCTGCACGCCCGCTTGGATGAGGCCGGCGTCGCGATCGAGCTGCTGCACGGGCGCTTCAACCTGCGCGACCGCGCCTTCAAGGAGCGGTTGATCCGTGAGGCAACGGGGGGCGATAGTGCCCAACGGCGTCCGCTGGTCCTGGTTTCAACCCAGGTGGTTGAGGTGAGCCTGGATATTGACCTGGACACGATCTACTCGGACCCGGCGCCGCTGGAGGCCTTGATTCAGCGCTTTGGCCGCGTCAATCGCCGCAGACGGCAGCGCGACCTGGCGCCTGTGCATGTCTTCCGCGAACCGGCCGACGGGCAGAAGGTGTATGACGCGCTCCTGGTGCAGCGCACGCTGGCGGTGCTGGAGCGGCTGCAGGATCAAGGCATCGATGAAGGCGCGGTGGGCGGGTGGCTGGATGAAATCTACGCGGGTGAGGTGGAAACGCGTTGGCGCGCAGCCTTCAGCAAGGCGGCCACTGAGTTCGAGGCGGTGTGCATTCGCACGCTGCGCCCGTTCCAGGCCGCGCCGGAACTGGAAGAACAGTTCTATCGGGCGTTCGACAGCATCGAGGTGCTGCCGGCCAGCCTGTGGGACGAATACGAGCGCCAACGCCACGAAGAGCCGATCCTGGCGGCCGAGCTGTTGGTGCCGATCAGTTGGGGGCGCTACCATGCGCTCAAGCACGCGGGCCTGGTCTATCCGGCCGGTGAGGGGCTGCCGTCCGTGGTGAAGGTGACGTACGATGGCCGGATGGGCCTGGGATCGGGGGCGCCGGCCGGGCCGACGGAAGATGATGGGATTTAG